One genomic window of Salvia miltiorrhiza cultivar Shanhuang (shh) chromosome 4, IMPLAD_Smil_shh, whole genome shotgun sequence includes the following:
- the LOC131022585 gene encoding transcription factor DIVARICATA-like: MNREIASYLSSTTSSNWLFEDGSAVAKWTVEENKRFENALALFDKDTPDRWHNVASMIPGKSVTDVIKQYRELVDDVSDIEAGLIPVPGYSANSFTLEWMAADRTFHGFNHLYSPAAAKRNPSSARCNDHERKKGVPWTEEEHRQFLLGLKKYGKGDWRNISRNFVTSRTPTQVASHAQKYFIRQLSGGKDKRRSSIHDITTVNLEEAKSPSPEKEGPDSPQKSSLILQQQRCVDGEVVVRGRYDSELSNEGCVMGFGPSNAALISHLQGTSSSPSIGLNLHHHFHQLQSIDHHGLRLGHHHGTVFQMNPTSRHR, encoded by the exons ATGAACAGAGAAATCGCGTCGTATCTCAGCAGCACCACCTCGTCCAACTGGCTGTTCGAAGACGGCAGCGCCGTCGCGAAATGGACGGTGGAGGAGAACAAGCGCTTCGAGAACGCCCTCGCATTGTTCGACAAGGACACCCCCGACCGCTGGCACAATGTCGCCTCCATGATCCCGGGAAAATCCGTCACCGACGTCATCAAACAATACCGTGAATTGGTCGATGACGTCAGCGACATCGAGGCCGGCCTCATCCCCGTCCCCGGCTACTCCGCCAACTCCTTCACGCTCGAATGGATGGCCGCCGATCGCACCTTCCACGGATTCAACCACCTCTACAGCCCCGCCGCCGCTAAACGGAACCCCTCCTCCGCTCGTTGCAACGACCACGAGCGGAAGAAAGGGGTCCCGTGGACCGAAGAAGAGcacag GCAGTTTCTGTTGGGACTGAAGAAGTACGGAAAGGGGGATTGGAGAAACATCTCGCGCAATTTCGTGACGAGCAGGACTCCAACGCAGGTGGCGAGCCACGCGCAGAAATACTTCATCAGGCAGCTGTCGGGGGGCAAGGATAAGAGGAGGTCGAGCATACACGACATCACCACCGTGAATCTGGAAGAAGCGAAATCGCCGTCGCCGGAAAAGGAGGGCCCTGATTCGCCGCAGAAGTCGAGCTTGATCTTGCAGCAGCAGCGGTGTGTGGATGGGGAGGTGGTCGTCCGAGGCAGGTATGATTCGGAGCTGAGTAATGAGGGATGTGTAATGGGGTTTGGGCCTTCAAACGCCGCCTTGATCAGCCATCTTCAGGGGACATCTTCTTCGCCGTCGATTGGGCTTAATCTGCACCACCATTTTCATCAGCTGCAGAGCATTGATCATCACGGCCTCCGATTAGGACACCATCATGGTACGGTGTTTCAGATGAATCCCACGTCCCGACATCGTTGA
- the LOC131022952 gene encoding uncharacterized protein LOC131022952, which yields MACKIDIRKAFDTMSWEFILHLTPMDFSRSAHFPTHLLYADDILLFCKASVKNARKIKEILDLYGELSGQICNPKKSHVFFGSGVSNVMKNGVVRNLGFALGSLPVTYLGVPIFHGRIRASHFMGIHDRIVNKFSNWKGLQLSMAGRICLVRSVIQSSVTHSKMIYRWLKSLIYSLDKKCRNFIWTGNVDKKPSCPVSWSRVCAPRAEGGLGIRPFSAMNKSFLMKIAWRIIQGREFSPAILCTRYLTSFGYAKTYLASSPVWTGIRGLVDNLVDDSYSYVGTGDHT from the exons atggcttgcaagattgatATTCGCAAAGCTTTTGATACGATGAGTTGGGAGTTTATTCT GCATCTTACTCCCATGGATTTCAGTAGGTCTGCGCATTTTCCCACCCATCTTCTCTACGCTGATGACATTTTGCTCTTCTGTAAAGCGTCGGTTAAGAACGCAcggaaaattaaagaaattttgGATCTCTATGGTGAGCTTTCTGGTCAGATTTGTAATCCGAAGAAATCCCACGTTTTCTTTGGGTCTGGAGTCTCTAATGTTATGAAAAATGGTGTGGTCAGAAATTTGGGTTTCGCTTTAGGATCCTTACCAGTTACTTATCTAGGAGTTCCGATCTTTCATGGTCGTATTCGGGCGTCCCATTTTATGGGTATCCATGACAGAATTGTCAATAAGTTCTCGAATTGGAAGGGATTACAGCTTTCTATGGCTGGTAGAATCTGCCTGGTTCGCTCTGTTATTCAAAGTTCGGTCACTCACTCTAAGATGATTTATCGTTGGCTAAAATCTCTGATTTACAGCCTGGATAAGAAGTGTCGTAACTTCATCTGGACTGGAAACGTGGATAAAAAACCTTCTTGTCCGGTTAGCTGGTCCCGAGTTTGTGCTCCGCGCGCGGAAGGTGGTCTGGGGATCAGACCGTTCTCGGCTATGAATAAAAGTTTCTTAATGAAGATCGCTTGGAGAATTATTCAGGGTAGGGAGTTTTCTCCTGCGATTCTTTGCACTCGGTACTTGACGAGCTTCGGCTACGCCAAAACTTATCTTGCTTCCTCTCCTGTCTGGACTGGTATTCGGGGCCTTGTGGATAACCTGGTTGATGACTCTTATTCTTATGTTGGCACTGGTGATCATACTTAA